The sequence AAGTGTCACATCTTACTTTCATCATTaaatacctaaaaaaaaaaaaaaatcatgacaaTGTCCATTTTAATTCTTCGAAGCATCATCAGCACATTCAAAGCATCACTGCAGAAACAAGCAatcttttgctctttggctccccctacagttgtgggcTGTAACGCCCCTGACGTAAAAGCAAACCTccgtgtgagccctgcacatccACACCTATACTCGTGAATTTGTTGTTATGCTTTAGAGGCTGACAAAAGACACAATCAGAAGCCGCCAAACACGTCAAGAGAtaaggaacaaaacaaaacaagttcaataTTCCAGTTTATATGTAATATAGTTTGGGTTTTCTGATTTATGTTTTGAAGGACCTGAATGTGGTGTATGTGTGTAATCTATGCATGTCATATGTAACACACATTCTATCTGTTAGTATGTGGCACTGAAATGTAtacagagaacattttgaaaggcttTAAAATTCTATGATTTTGGTCTGAAATTTGCAAAAACTGAAAGGTTCTGCATGAGAAGAACTTATTCCCATGTTAGTCTGAAACAGAACTGATGTGCTAACTGAGGCCTCATCTGTAAGGCAACATGTGATAACAACAAAGAAATAACTTAAATTTTATAACATAACATGGACAAACCCACTGGAGGAGGATCGGGCACACCCCACCTGAGGAGCAGCATGCGCCCACAGGGAAGACGGCATACTAACAAACAATAAAGTAGGGTGGGGGGTGCAGGGAAAACAGACAACAAATTCCACAACTCCTAACAGAAAGAGCCAAGGAAATCAAACATGACAGAACAAGAGAGCTAATAACTTTTCACTTACAATAGCAACAATAAAGCTAactctgcattttgtttttttctctgagaTCTCTCCGGCAGTGAAAATCCATCCGGAAGTTTATTCTTGTCCCATGTCTTGCTCTTCTTCCTCATTTCCTTTCATTCTTGGATATACTTGctgttcttatttttttttcctttggaacTTTACTTGTAATGACAAcagtatctttttctttttaaactttattgatTATAATGAAAGTGTATTTTTGCCTACAAGTAGCTGCTGACGCATGACTTGGTACCACGAAATCGAAGCTCTGAAATGTAGTATGTGTTTATGGTATCTATCTCAGTGCTCCAAGGCAGTGTCGGGCCTGAGAATGTGAATTACAAAGGCTGGTGTACTTCAAAACAACTCaagtcagaagcacatagttttGAGGTCCAAAGCCTCTCTTGAGTTGGTTGAAAGAAACACTGATTAAACTCATGCACAGCTGATGTTAGATTTGCATGATTTGCTGACTCCTTTGCTTGTCCTTCCTTTGTTCACCAGCTCATCATTACATTATCAGTAACTTTAAGCTGCTTTAAAGTATATTTGTCAAATCACTTTCTCCAAACCAGGAATGTGTATGTTTACCACTCTCTGATTTACACTGGACATTTGATAAAAatgcagatttttattttgggCACATAGAACAAAGAACCTACACATACCGAGTTTGTCCCGAGTATTGTTGGTCAAGGATGGAGAAAATTTGCGTAATGATACATGAGTACAAAcagtctctcacacacacgccAGAGATCACACTGATATGTTCTAAAGCTCTTGATAGGGAGGTACAGAAACAGATGGAGGATAGTCTTTGAAGACAATATGGGGTGTAAATGGAAATATTCTGCAAATGTTATaaacttgcacacacacacacactcctactcaaatgtttatatgtgtgtAGAGTTGCTAATAATATACTTTATGTTCCAATGCGTTGTGGGGTGTGCATTTAAGGAACTGAGggtgcaattttttttcttttttctttttttttcatggtaaGAAAATACTTGAAGAAAGTGTCCTCCAATTCAATATTCATAGCAATGGCTCGACATGAAAATGTTTTGTATAAGTTCCCTTTTCAAAGCATGTTTTCTGTCAAATCTGATTCAACCGGCCTCCAGTCTTGATGCTgcagatgcattttttttttttttttttaataaaatcaaATGTTGTGCAAAAGTACTTCAGATCTGAACCAAAGCATTCAGTGTCTTTAATCTGACAGAAAACTGAAAGAGACACGCACAGCGAACACAGAAATCCAGTGGTATAAAGGGCTGATGAACTTTGCTCCACAAAGCGACTGAATTCACAAAGAAAAGCCTCTGACGGCATCTTCAAGCCAATCAAACTAAAAGCGAAAGCAATGAAACACTTAATGTTAACATCTGAGGAGTTCTGAGGTTGAAACGACTTCCTCTTCAATTTCttggataaaacaaagaaactttcTGGATTTTGCTTTCTGTCTGCACGTGAGAGCTCGTGCATGCAAAGCAGTTGAGCATATACTTGGAAGAAATGTTTTCTATTCCCTTTCTTCAACTTGAGCTGAATGCCAGCCCTGTTCTACGACACACaccttgctgctgctgggtgCTTATCTGTCTTTTTTATCTTTGGCGACTGGGTAAAACCGTGGTCCTATCTCACTTCTTCTCTCACGCTATTACCCAGTGGTGTAGGCTGCCTTCCCTCCTCAGTCAGCAAAGTCCAACCTCAGTAAGATGAAGAGATGCAGCTGCCCAAATGATTTGAGCTGCGATTCACCAGCGTCAGTCTCCCATACAGCACGTGCAGACAAGTgagattaaaacatgtttattGATCAATGGACAATAGAGTTTTTAGGGCAGTCATGGCTGAAGGTGCAACGTTTGAATAGAATTGCAGTCAGCTCCTTGAGAGAGCGGATTTCCTCCTTGAAAGATGCCTGAGGATAGCAATGGGCTTAAAGATACTACAAGCCCAAAGAACTTGTCCAGACACTCTAGAGGGGCAGAGTTTTCACCAGTGCAATCACAGTGATAGCTGACACCgttcagccataacattatgacctcTGACAGGTGAAGTTATAACATTGACTATCTTGCTCCATTGCCAGCTGGTAGTGGGTGGGATATATAAAGCAACAAGTGAACATTCTGTCTGTGAAGGTAATGTGTTGTAAACAGAAAAATGGACAAGTGTAAGGATTTAAGTGCCTTTGACAAGAGGCACATTGGGATGGTTAGATTGCTGGGTCATAGCATCTCCACAACAGCAGCTCCTCTGGGATGTTCCGGGTCTGCGGACAGGTGAAAACTGGCGAAACGTAACAGGGTCATGGGTGGCCAAGGCTCATTAATGCATATgatgaataaatcaaatcaaatcaaatttatttatatagcacatttcatgtacaaacaattcaaagtgcttcacataaaataaaagcattgcagcagggagtgtaagaagcattaaaaatacataaaagaatataaagagaaacaagtaaaataatttaaatgaatttaaaaacaagcaacagtctagataagttaaaagatatttcatgcatagacacatgagaacagaaatgtctttaacctggatttaaaaatgtctacatttggtgaaagtttaatctccactggcagtttgttccacttgtttgcagcgtaACAGCTGAATAAAGCCTGGCCCGTGTCATCTGATTTGATAGAAAAGCTTCCGTAGCTCCGATTGCTGAAAAAAGGTTGTTTTGTATGCAGCTGCGCAGACACAGACCAGTCAAGAGTGCCCACGCCGGCCCATATTAATTTGACACTCACCACCTACTTAAACATTGTTGCTAACAAGGTACACCCCCTCATGAGAATGGTATTCCCTAATGGCAGCAGCCTCTTTCAGCAAGATAATGTGCCCTGTGACTGCAAAAATTGTTCAAGAATGGCTTGACAAGCTCCAGTTTGAGATGCTGACTTGGAATCCAATTGAGCATCTGTGGGCTGTGCTGCTGAGGTGGGAGGCCCCCTCTCAACTTACAGGACTCAAAGGATCCGCTACTGAGGGCTTGGTACCAAATACATTTTTGAGAAGTCTTAAAACTCCAAAACCTTTATGGTTTTATGTTTTACATAGTATTTAGCTGCATTGTATTTGCAGTTGTAACAACAAATAGACTCAAAAAGTCCTGTAATTGTTTGGTGTGGCATTGATTGAAAATCACTGATCAAGTTGCCACAATGACAAAACCATTCGTACTGAGCTAGGGGATATATGAGGGTATTTACatatttgtttagtttttaattATAATGCCTTATGCTTTAAACATGAAACCACAATAAGCTGTTCAAATGTTCAAATAAACATCTGAATACTCTTCAAAATCGGATCATAACTACATTGTAAGCACACTCAGTGTTTGTTCCAATGGTAGAGCCTCCCCATGCTTATCTTTAAAGTACTTCATTCACCAATTTGAGAACGATGATTTCAAGTAGTCTTTTACCAAAAATATTCCCCATGCTTATCTTTAAAGTACTTTAAAGTACTTCATTCACCAATTTGAGAATGATGATTTCAAGTAGTCTTTTACCAAAAATATTCTGTCGGCTTCAATTTTTCCGACCGTAAACATTCTGAAACAGTTAAAAAGTAGTTAATTCTGTTCTTTTCAGGACAACTCTGAGGCAACGTCTCCCATTTGTCTAGTTGAAGTAGTAGCCTCAACGAGCCACTAGGTGGTAATGTTGAGCGATTTTCTCTCTGAGGATAACTCGGTCACCTGTGACGTCAAAAGGTTACACTGACTTACACAGACTTACACAAAGATACAAAATGTGGTTGagtttggaataaaaaaaaaacctcatcaaACATAAAGTTTATTTTCATATTGTGTTTTGTAAATCTGATAtttaactctttttttcccccctactGCCTACTTTAGGGGAAGAAAAGTTGGGATCAGGCTGTGCGCAATTTACCATGTGAGACACTGTATCCGCAACATTGTGATCATAGCTAACCCACTCTTCCCTGTAGAATGCATGTTTAACTTCTACCCACAGATTTTTGATgatggtgttaaaattggctttgttcttagacattatgaaggaaataagtctcagtacttttccattatgacctaaagtgagccaggagtagaaagacaaaacaattaggaaagcctgggaaagcaagggcagattcacacacacacattatttgggttagtgtgcatatccaatcacatatgatcaacaagggatccaccgtGGGAAACTATCAGACATATATACGAATTGTAACCGGAAATcagggccagtctgacagacttcctgcgggagctctgttccactgagcccagcgctgatatgctttgatgtgtgactaccaataaacacttcattttcacttgaattacttcggtccgttcttgagcctcctactaaaagaaccgaatctaacaatgGTCAAAGGACCGTGGTGACTTTTCTAAAAGCTTAAGCTTGTCTATGATGAAGCACTTTATGGTGGAGTTTGAGGTCTGCTTCAGATCTCTGTGTTGTTATGGAGGCCTACCTCTTCTCCCTTGTTTCATGATGAACTGCATTTCCATCCATTGTCACCAAACGTTTGCTGATATTTAGTGGTATTACACccatgtgtccacctgtgttaTCTTAGCCCTCACGCAGCTCCTGTACAGCGATGAGGTGGATTTGGCTCCCTTTTTTCCCCAGCAGATATAATGTTTTATTGTAAAACATTCTTGGTCTTTTTTGACCTTTGTTGAAGACATGGACGCTGACAGCATTGCAAAATAATTATTGTCTGTAACTTTAtttctcttgttgtttttttaaaaaaaaaaatttttttatggtggtctggctgtataatgtgtaatatgtttgTTCTTTGTCTGGCGCGGGTGGGGATGGGAGGGGTGAATGGGGgaagtttttgttttgctcactcagtgttgtttgtttgtttgcatgttATGTTTATCTTGTCTACTATTtgaaaattcaataaaaagaccttgatcaaaaaaaaacaaaaaaacattcttgCTCTTTCATATCATCgcctgccattttttttttctggttgaaATTGTAATCTGGGAGTAGACTCGATCTGTTTGTGGAATTATACTTATACCTtatcgttaaaaaaaaaaaaaatgaggccCCTATGTCTCTTTCAAGCTATCAAATCCAGATATATCCAACAAGTAGGGTGCCCAAACTTTGGTCCAGCCACAGTTACATgtatagtttttctttttgtctttttttgttgttgttgttagttagtcaagaaaaccaaaaaataaacgGTCGAAATATTAAGATTAATACACAAAACACGACTTAAACGTTTTCCTTCGTTGAATTGTTGCATGCAACGACGTCATGTAAGGCTGACCTGTCGATAGCCAACAAATCGAACAAGGAACGGAAGTGCTatgtgggagaaaaaaaacaacaaacatttgTTTGAAGTTAGCCAGCGTTAACTTATGTTGCCATAGAAATAACTGGGAAAACGCTGCTTTGCTGGAGCTATTGTTCTGTTTTACGTCCTACACAAGTGGGTAGTCCTCTTGGACTAACTTGTCACCTTCCCtgtgtgagaacaggaacagcGTGTGAGGTAACGTTCACCGAGATAATATTGAGCAACTGAACATGCTAACGCTAGGTTAACAGCTAAGACCGTGCAAGCTCACGTTGTTACGTTTTGTCATGTATTTAGCTGTCTACACATCCAGCTTAATAGATTCGGTGAATAACGGTAAATgtttacttgtttgtttttttacagtatCGGCTAACGTTCGCTACTCGTAGCTTGGGTAGAAATCATACAAGCAAATGCTACCCTAAGCTAACAATACCGACTGTCACAGTTGTGTTGGTTAATTTCATTGTTTTAAATGGAGCCATGGTGCTGACTCGAGCTACATGACCTAGTAGGTGCTTTTCTAATATGGCTGGGTTAGTATCAACTCTTGCTGTGAAATGGGAGAACTCGGCAATTTAAAATCCAACGAcgttttcaaatcttttagtAATTTTCGAGCTGTGGGTGATATCAACAAAGCAGTCAGCAGCACATTTCAACTCTTCAACCCATACTAATCTAGTGGCCAATCCAAATATGTCATCTCAGTCCAAAGGGAGCTTTTTGTTGAgcctttttgtgttttctctgaTATATTTTAGCACTTGTCATCCAGAATGGATCCAGCTCTACTTCGGGAGAGGGAGCTGTTCAAGAAGAGAGCTCTTTCCAATCCAGCTGTCGAGAAGAGGCAAGCTGCATCAGACTctcacaagaagaagaagcccaaACTAGACAAGGAgagctcctctgggtctaaacACAGCACAGGTAAGTGAAACATATTATCCTGCAATGGAACCTGACTTTTATAGGGAACAGCTTTTCTTGTAGGTAAAAGTTAGTTAAGTAAGAGAGTAATGTGTGGTTACAAGCCAGGCTGCTGTTGACTTGGGCCCGAAACACCATTGCTTTTAATTACACATTTACATCTTTGAAATTAGGATTGAACTTTAGCCCATTAAGTCTGTGTCAACTAGCCGTCATTTGTTTGAGCAGAgctgaaattcagatttttataACCTCAGTGTCATCTGACGAAAGTAccatttaaaggtagggtaggagatcctggattttgagtccagcgaagctgcattttgaaaatacacgggtcaaaagtcccaacccttttcttcactttccccccgaagccacgcctctagagtacatgagtacacgcaatgcttgttcatgagcacgaaggtgcacgagcgctgttctgacagcaagcatcgatcgttgtcgTATTTAGTATATACTAACTATACGTTtgataatgctaggtgctagccaagctggctctagtttagcttcctgccaagcttctggacgcgtaattctttcacgaagaagggtacgcacacagggggaaggaggggcagattgcagtttgatagacgcatcaaaatccaatcatccatcagtatgattggatagtgtttttcctagattgtacgttctagaggccactaaaacttttcatttttgtgtcaaaacttttaattaattggttgcaatgggggtgtaaagagtatttcaagcaatatgtaaaaaaaatgctccagaaaaagaacccctgcCCCACCTTTAAGTAACTTAAAGAAGTCTGAATCCGGCTATACTTTGGGTTCGATGGTGCACTGATCCTTGGACTTTTCAGTATCAAAGGAAAAGCTTCTGTGGACACCTGATGGCAATATGGTATTTTAGCGCATGCATGACAAAATGTAAGTGCTATCCGGAGAGCCCAAGGACTTAGATCTGTTGTCGAGCAGAATCGGATAAAAGTGTGTAATACTGAGCGTTGGCACACTCTTACGTATTTAAAGTGCTCTCTAATTTCTCAAGCCTTCTTGGCAGCTGTTGCGCACTTAAAAGTTTTCGTttgccagattttttttttaaccagagtACTGCATCAGGACATGCCCGCATCCTGATATCGGTGTCCTTCATCTCGTGTTTTGTCCCTCTCAGAACCAGGCTCAGTTCTAGTCGGGCCCCCTACATGCTCCATGACGTCTTAATAAGGACGATGGTAACAAGAAGTTCTAATTGTCACCTACAAACAGTGATTAATACCTCTCTGTGCACCCATCTGACAAATGTAGGTCAGCATTGGCAATAATTGATATTATTCGGAAATGTCCCCAGGCCTTCATTCTTAATTTccatttttgttatttattcttATGACCGCAGTTACGATTGGAAACTTTAAGAATAACCTTTTAAAAATGTTGTAGAtgatgttttaaagaaaattgAGGTGCTTGTAAGCTATTCCTGTCGTTATGCCACACGAAAAGACGGCATACACGGACTATAATTTCAGTATGGTTAAACATCTGGAGATCCTTTCCTTCTCCTGGCAAAATATGACTTAATTATTTGAAATGTTAATTGACGACATCAGATCTTTTCCAGGAAAATCCTTCCTTTGGATATGAATCATGGCCAATAACTAAGAGTTCCATCTTTTATGGACAGAAAAACAGATGATGCCCTTGCGAGGAGTGTGGTTATTGAGCATCGGTTCAAACCGGGTTGGAGGGTTCTCTAACACAGTTCCCCATGAGGATAGTTGGTGTGGAACAGCGCTTTGTGCGGCATGCCACTCCACAGGAACAGAGTGGGAATGTGTAGGGGGGAGTGCTGGAGACTGCCAAAAGTGAGTGTGAATATCTGCCATCATAACAAGCTTGGAAGtccttaccccccccccccccccacacacacacacacacacacacactcaaaagcAGTTACATAATTCATCTTGCATATTCAAAAAAATCTGCTCCACTCATGAAGCTCCTCTTACCGTGCACAAGTCTAATTGTGCTCCCACAGCACCGTGCCTTCACTTGAAATCTTTTCAGTCTGTGTGCTTTCATGCATGTCAGCCAGTTTTTTTTCAGGGCTGCCAAACatgactttttttaaataaagcaattgTTAGTATTTTAGCAGAGATGATGCAACTCATCAGTTGTTCCTCAACATGTTTTAGCTGATAAATTATCCACAGTAATTCTGCTTCTTTATTCCAAAGTCTTCACACCACGGTGAACATATCGAACCGTTTCATTTCTTTAAGTTAATTGTATGGCATTTTTACATCTAAACAATTCTAGCATGAGAATGAGCTGTATCCTATTATTACCACATGTCACTTTGTAGTCTCCAGACAAAGCTGCTACTTTTTATATAAACTGGGGAAAATGAGGATTTTCAGTGAAAGTTTATTAGGCAGTTTGTGGTAAGGCCTATGAAATGGTACAATGTGCTCAGTTTGACGCAACAAACTACATCACCGTGCAGCTACTAAACTTGTCATGAGATAATGTGGCATTGCAAACATGTTGACACCACTGGTGTGAAACACGGGCTTTATCCAGAGCGAACATGTCCCACTGAGCTTCATCAGTTGAAACAAAGATGGTGAAGTCCTTGGGGCTGGACTGcgtttttctgtacagcacaagTCATAAAAGGTCATCTGCATCCAGCAGGTCACAACtacatatacatgtatatacagTAAGCTCAGGACTGTtgtctttgaaaataaatgcttgtttgttttactcagtGTTACCTGGTCTgattataatttatttttttaagttatcATATTTTGAGCATTGCAGCTTCATACTCACtttaaggggggaaaaaaacctaaaagaagaaagagaaacagaggaAAATGCCCACCTTATGTAACACGTTCTGCCACAGCTCTCGTTCTTAAGAACTGCAAATACACATTTCTTTCAGGCCACACATTTTGCTTTGCGTTTTCTTCTCGTGGTATTTGTAAAAAGCTGTATATTACACCTCAAACACAGTCTGTTTAGACATGTATAAACGGGCGAGGAAGACTTCCTCTTGACTGAAATGAGAAGTCTGGGTTTTGTCTTAATTGAGAGCAATCAAAACACTTTTAGGCAGTTTaggacaacccccccccccccgccctcaAAGAATTAGTCATTGCTGTGGTATTAGCCTATTCAGCAATTAAACCTAAATTCCCTTTCCTCCTCCTTTATGCCCCTATACCACCTCAGTGTGGGATTCTGGCTCCTTGCAAATGCTGGTCATGAGCTTGCTGCAGCTTGCCGGCCCTTCCGCCTGTAGCTGGTGGTGTGTTTTCCCTTTCGCACAGCACCCACAGTCCAGTAGCTCGTAGAGAACGGCCAAGGCTGCCAGCGACAGGACGGTGAGGATGAAAAGCAGAAGGATAATAAAACAGGCCACGTTCCAGCCATCATGGAAGGGGTAGACTTCTTGGACTTGCAGGGAGACGCGGGACAGAGGGACTGCTTCTGGGCGCCATGGGAGGCTACTCGGGTGTATGGTGGTTGTGATGTTAGCCATGATCTCTGGTTGGAAAGgacaacaacaagaaggagattAGGGGGGAAAAAATGGGAAGAAAGACAGATTTTCAGTGCCTATGACAGTGTTTAAGAAAGATTATTGGTGAGAAACTGCTTCTCAGGGGTAACTGTCTGTAATGTGATTATGGTGGTACCATATCACCATCAGTTCAACTGCACAAGAACACCTTACTGAGGCTAATGCTCTAGCAAAAATGACGTGAAAGCTGGTATTTGTGCTTGGTTTGTGACTCCGGCTGTAAATTCTGATGCAAACATTGTATTTAAGGAAGCGCGGCGTAATAATTGAGTCAAAAGATGTTCTTCAGTGGGCACGTTGTCAGACCATTTGTCTCCCTTCAGCTGTCCTTTCACATTTTCAGCTAACGCCTACCATTTTAAATCCTCGGCACATCTCTGCCTACACACTCGCGCGCACACACTCGCACCTACATAATcgcaacacacacatacatacacaagtATGCACTGAGAGACCGAGGCAGCTGACCCAGATTGCTTGAGCGCACCAAAGAAAGTTGAGGAAGAGTGCTTCTCCAGACATGAAAAATGTAGCCAAAAAGCTGCGACTATTTAAAATGATGTTATTACGTGGAAAACGCATCCTTTGTGTTTGCAGAATCATAGACGTAGAACCTGTATGTGTGAGCGCGTTTTTAGTAAACTTACTGagcattttatttattgatttattttattttttgtcgtaacaaatacatggtTTGATACACAGAACATCTATTTACCAGACATGGATTCAGTTTGGAATTTGAAAAACAAGCGGACGTATGAAATTTATTTGTGGCACGGATGAGTGTGTTGGTGGCATCGGTTTGTTTTTCAGCTCAAGTTGCGAACAGCTCTGCGTGCTGACGGCATAATTACGGTGCAGTGCAACTTTTCTGGTTAGCTTGTAATTGATTCATAGCAGCAGCCGTAAAGCTTCAGCTTAAGTGTTCCGTGGCATTCTTCCTCTCCATCAACGCAGTTTAACCTCATGTGATCCATGTTCAGCATCATCTAATCGCGGACCTGGCCCTATCGGTTTCACTTCAACTCATTGCTATGACAACAGCCTCTTTAATTGAATAGTGTTGCTCGGGCTCCCCCCGCTCCACGATCTATCTGCTGCTCCTTTCTTTTGTATGAGTATCAACACACATAATGGGGACAGTCTGGCTCCCTGCAGCATCTGTTACCCCCTCCTGAACGAGCCCCACCCCAGCCACGCTCCCTAGGCC is a genomic window of Odontesthes bonariensis isolate fOdoBon6 chromosome 4, fOdoBon6.hap1, whole genome shotgun sequence containing:
- the smim18 gene encoding small integral membrane protein 18, with the protein product MANITTTIHPSSLPWRPEAVPLSRVSLQVQEVYPFHDGWNVACFIILLLFILTVLSLAALAVLYELLDCGCCAKGKTHHQLQAEGPASCSKLMTSICKEPESHTEVV